A genomic segment from Sinomonas atrocyanea encodes:
- a CDS encoding helicase associated domain-containing protein, with product MPGTRPRRPPGTPGTGSCPSSRGRAPVRRAAALPFPSGASDDPVRDRGRPRPDRRYRVPGAVRAGSLPASLLGAPALWPLGPEELGELLEQLRVLTGLPRPAPPATTVLLAPPPAPVPDRSQAGSGPGPAGVKFRRQLDRLVDFAATHGRLPSTGRSAPVQERRLGTWLCRQRRRHRDGTAPRKKPPCSPRHCTPAGPNRNRPPPEDRFPYEP from the coding sequence ATGCCGGGAACGCGCCCCCGCCGCCCACCGGGCACCCCCGGCACCGGCTCCTGCCCATCGAGCCGCGGTCGGGCTCCTGTGCGCCGGGCGGCGGCCCTGCCCTTCCCCTCCGGAGCCTCGGATGATCCAGTTCGGGACAGAGGCCGGCCTCGCCCCGACCGGCGCTACCGGGTCCCGGGCGCTGTGCGCGCCGGGTCCCTTCCCGCATCCCTCCTGGGCGCCCCTGCCCTCTGGCCGCTCGGACCGGAGGAGCTCGGAGAGCTGCTGGAACAGCTGCGCGTCCTCACCGGCCTCCCACGGCCTGCCCCGCCGGCGACCACCGTGCTCCTCGCCCCGCCGCCCGCACCTGTCCCGGACCGGTCCCAGGCCGGGAGCGGTCCCGGGCCGGCCGGGGTCAAGTTCCGGCGCCAGCTGGACCGACTCGTCGACTTCGCAGCCACGCACGGGCGCCTGCCCTCGACCGGCCGCAGCGCCCCCGTCCAGGAACGCAGGCTCGGGACGTGGCTGTGCCGGCAGCGCCGCAGGCACCGCGACGGTACCGCCCCGAGGAAGAAGCCACCCTGCTCTCCCAGGCACTGCACCCCGGCTGGACCCAACAGGAACCGGCCACCACCGGAAGACAGGTTCCCCTATGAGCCCTGA